The DNA window CGCTCACGACGACGACGCGACCCACCCCGTCTCCTACGTCATCGAACACGAGTCGGCCACGTTCTTCCACGGCGGCGACACCAAACCCGGCGACGAACTCGCCGCCATCGGCGAGGAGTACGACATCGACCTCGGCGTGTTGGCGTTCGGCTCCGACGGCTGGATTCCCGACAAGGAAACCCGCGAGCCGAAGTACACGAAATGGTACAGCGACGAAAACGAAATCGCCGCCGCCGCGGACGCCCTGCAACTGGACTGCCTGCTTCCGACCCACTGGGACATGTGGAAAGGACTGACGGCGGACCCGACCGCGCTCTACGACCACACGCGGAGTTACGACTACCCCGAATCACTCGAAATCGTAGAAATCGGCGACCGCGTTGACCGTTAGTGCGAGTGGCCGGTCGCCTGCTCGAACGTGATGCCGATTCGGTCCTCGAACAGTTCTCGCGCCTTTTCCTCGATGGCAACGACGTCCTCGCTGGGTTCGCCCTGCGTGTGGTGAACGGCCGCGTGGGCCTGCTGGACGAACGAGACGATAGCCATGTCGCCGACGACCGTTTCTCGGGATTCGTCCTCTTCGCGGAGGAGGTCGATGAGTCCCGGCGGGAGTTCGATCTCGTCGCTGTTGCCGTCCGGTCCTTCGATGGTGTACGTTTCCGTTTCGACGGAGTCGGTATCTACCATACCTCCGCTTTGACGTGAAGCGTTAAGGGTCTGTGGATGCCGACTGCACCGCGACCGCGGGTTCAAATTTGTGTCCGTATCGGTACAAGCCATCCGTAACTTTTCTCGAACCAATTCGGCGGAATTCGTACCAAAGGCCACTTAACGCTGTATTCGGTAGGGAGTAGCGATGAATCTGAAGGAGAAAAATCTCTTTCGTACTATCGTGACACAACTACCACCCGACCCGTCGTCACACGCACAATGGCATCGTTAGTTCTCGTCGTCGCCGTCGCGCTGACGGCATCGATGTTCATGTCGTGGACGGTGGGCGCGAACAGCAATTCGGCGCCCGTCGCACCCGCCGTCGGGGCGAACGCGCTGTCCGTCCTCCGCGCCGCGCTCTTGGTCGGGGTCGTCGCCGGACTCGGGGCCATCGTCCAGGGCGGGAGCATCTCCGAAACAATCGGGAAAGACCTCGTGACCGGCGTGACGATAACGCCGGTCGCGGCCGCGGCGGCCCTGCTGACCGCCGCGACGCTCATCACCATCGGCAACACGCGCGGCTATCCGATTCCCTCGGCGTTCGCCGTCACGGGGGCGATGGTCGGCGCGGGCATCTCGCTCGGCGGCGGGTTCGCCACGGACGAGTACGTCAGAATCCTCGCCTTCTGGTTCACGATTCCTATCGCAAACGCCATCATCGCCTACAGCGTCGCTCGGACGCTCAGAAGCGAGTCGGTGCCGGAATCGGTCGGCATCCCTCTGTTGGCCGGACTGGTCGGCTACGCCGTCGCCAACATTCAACTGACGGTGACGCCGAAACCGAACGGCGCGCCGGGGTCCATCGCCCGCGCGCTCTCGACCGACTGGCACCTGCTTCCGAATCACGTTTTCGGAAGCTACACGCTCGGCATGGTCGTCATCAGCGTCGGCTTCGGACTCCTCGCCCTCCTCGCCACCCGGTGGGCGCTCGTGGGTAACGAGGAGAAGGGAATCAATCGGTTTCTGGTCGTCCTCGGCCTCATGGTCGTGTTCACGAGCGGCGGGACGCAGGTCGGTCTGGCGACCGGACCGCTCGAATCCATCTTCGAAACGGACCTTCACCTGTCCCCGGTGTACCTCCTCGCGCTCGGCGGCCTCGGCATCCTCGTCGGCGCGTGGACCCGCGCACCGCGCCTGATTCAGGCCGTCTCACAGGAGTACGCGTCGGTGGGTCCGCGTCGGTCCATCGCCGCGCTCATCCCCGCCTTCCTCATCGCCCAACTCGCAATCGTCCTCGGTATCCCCATCTCGTTCAACAAGGTGATGATTTCCAGCATCGTCGGCGCTGGCTTGGCCGTTCGCTCGTCCGGGTCCGGCGGCGGCGTTTCGGCGTCCAAAGCGGGCTACACGCTCGGCGCGTGGGTGTTCTCGATGGTCGGTGCCGGACTCATCAGCTTCGGTCTCTATCGCGTGCTGACGATGATTCCGGGGTTCACGTGAGGGGTCACGAAACCAGTTGGTCGAGTATCTCCTCTTCTGCCGCCGCCGTCTTCATCTCCTCCCACGTCTCGAACTCCGTCGTCTCCGCGACGTAGCCGTCGAGACGGTCGTTCGGAAGTTCGTCCATGTCTCCCGCCTCGTCGAGGTCCCACGAACTCTCCCGATAGAAGGCGCGAAACGAGTCGTACTGGGTGTGACTTCGCATGAACTCCTTCGAGAAGAACTCGTCCGAGTCCACCCGGGTTCCCGCCTGTAACTCGAAGACGCGCTCCTGTGCTTCTTCGAGCCGACCGTGAAGGGGGTCCAGTTCGGAGACGCGAAGGTCGAAGTCCATGCGGGCCATTACTCGCGTCCAAACACTAAACGCTGTGGCTGGACGTTCACTTCGCGGAAAAACGTCGTGCCTTGAATCCTCGATCAGTCGTCGGAGGCCGCCGCACCCTCTTGGGCGGCGCTCGCCTCGCCGAGTTCGGCCGTCTCCAGATAGTCGTCCGCGTCGAGGGCCGCCTTACAGCCCATTCCCGCGGCGGTCACGGCCTGCTGGTAGTGGTAGTCCACCACGTCGCCCGCGCCGAAGATGCCGGGGACGTCCGTCTTCGTCTGGTCTCCGCCTTTCCCGCCCTTCGTTCGAATGTAGCCTTCCTCGTCCAGTTCGACGCCCGTGTCTTCGAGGTAGCCCGTGTTCGGCGTGTGGCCGATTGCGAGGAACACCGCGCCGATGTCGAAGTCGAACTCCTCGGTTTCGGGGTCGTCGAGTTTCTCGGACGGCTTTCCGTCGGGATTTCGTACCATCGTCACGTGGTCCACGCCCCCCTCCGGCGAGCCGTGAATCTCGGTGACTTCGGTGTTCTTCATGACCTCGATTTCGCCGTCGTCGACCTTCTCCTGCAGGCGGTCCTGCCAGTAGTCCTCGGCGCGGAACTCCTCGCGGCGGTGGACGAGGTACACCTTCTCCGCGAACTTCGTCAGGAAGGTCGCCTCCTCGAAGGCGGCGTCGCCGCCGCCGACGACGATCATCTCCTCGTCGCGGAAGAACGCGCCGTCACAGGTCGCACAGGTCGAGACGCCGTAGCCCATCAGTTCGTCCTCGCCCGGAATCGAAAGCGTGCGGGCGCTCGCGCCGCTGGCCGCGATGAGCGCGTCGGTCGTGTACACGTCGCCGTTCGTGAGCTCGACGCGGAACGGACGGGAGGACTCGTCAACGTCCTCGATGATGCCGGTCCGCACGTCGGCACCGAAGCGTTCCGCCTGTTCCTGCATGTTGTTGATGAGTTCAGGTCCGCTGATGCCGTCGGGAAATCCGGGGTAGTTCTCCACGTCCGTCGTGAGCGTCAACTGCCCGCCGGGTTCGTCGCCCTGCAGGACGAGCGGGTCGTTGTTCGACCGGGCGGAGTAGATAGCCGCGGTGAGTCCCGAGATGCCGCTCCCCGAAACGATGACTTTCCGGTGTTCCGGGTCGGAATCGACGGTTTCACCGCCGTCGGCCAGCGCGAGGCCCAGCTTTTCGTCCAGCTCGCCTTCCTCTTCGAGCGCGCAGGTTTCGTCCCAGCCGCCGATGAGTTCGTCGTCGATGAACACTTCCGGGGCGGTTTTTCGCCCGTCGGCGCGTTCGACCATCTCCTCGAACAGCTCCTCGTCGCGGGTTACGTTGTACGTCTCGTACTCGACTCCTTTTCCGTCGAGGAGTTCTTTGGCCTTATCGCAATAGGAACAGTTCTCCTTGATGTACATCTCGACACGAGGCTCTTCGTTCATGGTGCAATATCACTCGTCGTCGTGTATTTACCTTGCGCTGTCTCCCGTCGTTTCCGGTTTCGCCGTCGAACTCGCTCGAAGGTCTTACCTTCGCGCTCCGCCACGATTCGGCTATGGCCGCAGAGTTAGTCGAGAAGACGAACCGCTACGAACGCCTGCTGTCGGAGGCGCTCGACGCCGCCGAAATCGCCGCGCCGACGGACACCCCGATGGGCGAAGCGGCGGTGGACTGCCGGGAGATGGCCCGGTCGTATCTGGAGGACGGGCGGCATTTCAAGGACGAGGACGATTTCGTCAACGCGCTGGCGTCGTTTTCCTACGGCCACGCGTGGCTCGACGCCGGGGCGCGCATCGGCGTCTTCGACGTTCCCCGAGAGGGGCATCTGTTCACAGTGTAGGCCGCATACTGAATCAGTAGGGCGATGCGCTTACGTGGGCAGAGTGTTTCGGTTGGGGGTGATGGAGGGCGTCCTCTGGTACGTGCTCACCGGTACCCGTGGCGGAGCCAACCGCGTTCGGTTGGTCCGGGCCGTCGACGAGCGACCACGGAACGCCAACCAACTCGCGGAGGACTTGGACCTCGATTACAAGACGGTTCGTCACCATCTGGACGTCCTCATGGACAACGGAATCGTCGAGAACAGCGGCGACGAGTACGGTGCGGTGTACCTGTTGACTGACCGAGTGCGACAGCACTGGGAGACGGTCGAGGAGATAATCGGGAAGGTGGAATGAGTATGGCCGAATCTGGGAAAGCATATATGCGAACACGATTACAAAGGAGGGACGACGGATGGGAATCTGGATAGACGTCGCGCGGGTTTCCACGGCGCTCAACGTGGTGTTACTCCTCGGCTTGAGCTACGTGTGGCTCGACAACTACCGTCAGTTTCAGTCGAAACACACGCTCGGTCTCTCCGTGTTTTCCGTCCTCCTTCTCGCGCAAAACGCGTTGGCGTTCTACATCTACTCGTGGGATAACTTGTTGTCCGTTTGGTTCGCA is part of the Haladaptatus paucihalophilus DX253 genome and encodes:
- a CDS encoding inorganic phosphate transporter, with the protein product MASLVLVVAVALTASMFMSWTVGANSNSAPVAPAVGANALSVLRAALLVGVVAGLGAIVQGGSISETIGKDLVTGVTITPVAAAAALLTAATLITIGNTRGYPIPSAFAVTGAMVGAGISLGGGFATDEYVRILAFWFTIPIANAIIAYSVARTLRSESVPESVGIPLLAGLVGYAVANIQLTVTPKPNGAPGSIARALSTDWHLLPNHVFGSYTLGMVVISVGFGLLALLATRWALVGNEEKGINRFLVVLGLMVVFTSGGTQVGLATGPLESIFETDLHLSPVYLLALGGLGILVGAWTRAPRLIQAVSQEYASVGPRRSIAALIPAFLIAQLAIVLGIPISFNKVMISSIVGAGLAVRSSGSGGGVSASKAGYTLGAWVFSMVGAGLISFGLYRVLTMIPGFT
- a CDS encoding DUF7545 family protein, which produces MVDTDSVETETYTIEGPDGNSDEIELPPGLIDLLREEDESRETVVGDMAIVSFVQQAHAAVHHTQGEPSEDVVAIEEKARELFEDRIGITFEQATGHSH
- a CDS encoding FAD-dependent oxidoreductase, which translates into the protein MNEEPRVEMYIKENCSYCDKAKELLDGKGVEYETYNVTRDEELFEEMVERADGRKTAPEVFIDDELIGGWDETCALEEEGELDEKLGLALADGGETVDSDPEHRKVIVSGSGISGLTAAIYSARSNNDPLVLQGDEPGGQLTLTTDVENYPGFPDGISGPELINNMQEQAERFGADVRTGIIEDVDESSRPFRVELTNGDVYTTDALIAASGASARTLSIPGEDELMGYGVSTCATCDGAFFRDEEMIVVGGGDAAFEEATFLTKFAEKVYLVHRREEFRAEDYWQDRLQEKVDDGEIEVMKNTEVTEIHGSPEGGVDHVTMVRNPDGKPSEKLDDPETEEFDFDIGAVFLAIGHTPNTGYLEDTGVELDEEGYIRTKGGKGGDQTKTDVPGIFGAGDVVDYHYQQAVTAAGMGCKAALDADDYLETAELGEASAAQEGAAASDD
- a CDS encoding ArsR/SmtB family transcription factor is translated as MEGVLWYVLTGTRGGANRVRLVRAVDERPRNANQLAEDLDLDYKTVRHHLDVLMDNGIVENSGDEYGAVYLLTDRVRQHWETVEEIIGKVE
- a CDS encoding DUF357 domain-containing protein, translating into MAAELVEKTNRYERLLSEALDAAEIAAPTDTPMGEAAVDCREMARSYLEDGRHFKDEDDFVNALASFSYGHAWLDAGARIGVFDVPREGHLFTV